Below is a window of Bordetella genomosp. 9 DNA.
TGCAGGACCTGGTGCTGCCCGGCGTGGACGGCCTGACGCTGGTGCGCGCGTACCGCGCGAACCCCGCCACCCGCGACATTCCGATCATCGTGCTGTCGTCCAAGGAAGACGCCGAGGTCAAGAGCGCGGCCTTCAGCGCGGGCGCCAACGATTACCTGGTCAAGCTGCCGGACACCATCGAGCTGGTGGCGCGCATCCGCTATCACTCGCGATCGTATCTGGCGATGCAGCAGCGCGACGAGGCCTACCAGGCGCTGCGGCAGAGCCAGCAGCAACTGATGGAAATCAACCTGGAGCTGCGCCGCCTGACCAATTCCGACGGCCTGACGGGACTGTCCAACCGCCGCTACTACGACAGCTACCTGAGCGCGGAATGGAAACGCGCCATGCGCGAGCAGAGCGAGATCAGCATGTTGATGATCGACGTCGACCACTTCAAAAGCTACAACGACGCCTACGGCCATATGGCGGGCGACGAAGTGCTCAAGAAAGTGGCGCACACCATCGCCAGCTGCTGTGACCGCTCCACCGACCTGTGCGCGCGTTTCGGCGGCGAGGAGTTCACGGTGGTGCTGCCCGGCACGCCGCTGTCCGGCGCGCGCCTGGTGGCGGAAAAAATCCGCCGCTCCGTCGAAGGCCTGCACATTCCGCATCGTGATTCGGCGACCTCGGAATGGCTGACGGTCAGCGTGGGCATCGCCACAACCGTGCCGGACCGGGCGGACCGCTATACGCAGATCATCGACGCCGCCGACCGCGGGCTGTACAACGCCAAGCGGCACGGACGCAATCGCGTGATGGCGCGTTCCGACGAATAGCTCAGTCGTCGCCGGCGCCGAACCAGTCCGGGTTGCGCGCGCGTATCGGTTCGAACGAGATGGTCAATTCGCGCAGGTGCGCCGCCATGGCGGCCTGCGCGGCCGGCGCATCGCCGTCGCGCAAGGCCTTGTAGATGGCCTCGTGCTGTTCGATCAGGCGGTCCAGCGGCGACACCTCGGCCAGGCTCAGATAGCGCACCCGGTCCATGTTCGCCTTGATGTTTTCGATCGTCTGCCAGACCGCGGGGCAGTCCGCCGCCGCCGCGATGGCCTGGTGAAACGCATCGTCCAGGTCCAGGAACGACGCGGTGTCGTTCGCCCGCGCGGCGCGGCGCTGGCCGTCCAGCAATCCGGCGATGGCGTGCAGCTGGGGCGGGGTGACGCGTTGCGCCGCGCGCGCGGCCACGGCGACTTCCACGGCTTCGCGGATGAAGCGGCCGTCTTCCACGCGGCGGGGCGAAATCTTCATGACGAAGGTGCCGCGCTGCGGCAGCACCTGCACGAGGCCGGCCTCGCCCAGCTTGATGAAGGCTTCGCGCACCGGCTGGCGCGATACGCCCAGCCGTTCGGAGATGTCTTTTTCCGATAGCGGCGAGCCGGGCGGGAAGGTGCCCTTGACGATGGCCTCGCGCAGGATCCGGTAGATGCGCTGGTTCACCGGGCCGGGCATATCGCCGGGCATCGCCAGCGCGGCCATGCCGCCATCCGGTTTTCTGCGCGCTCCCGCCATGGGCCCGTCCTGTTTCATGAGCAAGGCCCGAGTATAGGTCTAACGATGGCCCCAATCCTGCAGGTCCGCGCCGCCGCGCCTGACCGGCGCGGTTTCCGGCAGCAGCCGCAGCGC
It encodes the following:
- a CDS encoding response regulator, whose protein sequence is MEPVIDYVAGLDNKPQNAMVLLVDDQIMVGEAVRRALADEPNIDFHFCPDAQEALNVATQTRPTVILQDLVLPGVDGLTLVRAYRANPATRDIPIIVLSSKEDAEVKSAAFSAGANDYLVKLPDTIELVARIRYHSRSYLAMQQRDEAYQALRQSQQQLMEINLELRRLTNSDGLTGLSNRRYYDSYLSAEWKRAMREQSEISMLMIDVDHFKSYNDAYGHMAGDEVLKKVAHTIASCCDRSTDLCARFGGEEFTVVLPGTPLSGARLVAEKIRRSVEGLHIPHRDSATSEWLTVSVGIATTVPDRADRYTQIIDAADRGLYNAKRHGRNRVMARSDE
- a CDS encoding GntR family transcriptional regulator; translation: MAGARRKPDGGMAALAMPGDMPGPVNQRIYRILREAIVKGTFPPGSPLSEKDISERLGVSRQPVREAFIKLGEAGLVQVLPQRGTFVMKISPRRVEDGRFIREAVEVAVAARAAQRVTPPQLHAIAGLLDGQRRAARANDTASFLDLDDAFHQAIAAAADCPAVWQTIENIKANMDRVRYLSLAEVSPLDRLIEQHEAIYKALRDGDAPAAQAAMAAHLRELTISFEPIRARNPDWFGAGDD